In Primulina huaijiensis isolate GDHJ02 chromosome 6, ASM1229523v2, whole genome shotgun sequence, a single window of DNA contains:
- the LOC140978773 gene encoding lysine histidine transporter-like 6, translated as MVSSTPPQPKDIPPDETWAGKGPSREAKWWYSTFHTVTAMVGAGVLSLPYAMAYLGWGPGTLVLALSWCITLNTMWQMIQLHESEPGVRFDRYYDLGRHAFGPKLGPWIVLPQQLIVQVGCDIVYMVTGGKCLKKFMEIACSNCTPIRQSYWICIFGGLHFFLSQLPDFNSVSGVSLAAAIMSLSYSTIAWIGSLSHGRVSNVSYAYKKTSSIDYMFRVFNALGQVTFAYAGHAVVLEIQATIPSTPEKPSKVPMWKGAVWAYFINGICYFPVALIGYWAFGQDVADNVLVALQKPAWLIASANLMVVVHVIGSYQVYAMPVFDLVERTISKRFNITHSGFVLRLIVRSAYVAFTLFIGVTFPFFGDLLGFFGGFGFAPTSYFLPSIIWLKLKKPQRFSRSWIINWASIVVGVFIMLTSTIGGLRNIITDASTYEFYS; from the exons ATGGTGTCATCCACACCACCACAACCCAAG GATATTCCACCGGACGAAACGTGGGCAGGAAAGGGTCCCTCGCGCGAGGCGAAATGGTGGTACTCGACGTTTCATACGGTCACGGCCATGGTTGGTGCGGGTGTCCTCAGTTTGCCGTATGCCATGGCTTACTTGGGATG GGGTCCAGGAACACTGGTCCTGGCACTGTCCTGGTGCATCACCTTAAACACAATGTGGCAGATGATACAGCTCCACGAAAGCGAGCCTGGCGTCCGTTTCGACCGGTACTACGACCTGGGACGACACGCCTTTGGACCGAAGCTGGGGCCGTGGATAGTACTGCCTCAGCAGCTCATTGTACAGGTGGGATGTGACATTGTGTACATGGTGACCGGAGGGAAGTGCCTCAAGAAATTCATGGAAATCGCCTGCTCTAATTGCACCCCAATTAGGCAATCTTACTGGATATGCATCTTCGGAGGTCTCCATTTTTTCCTTTCTCAATTGCCAGATTTCAATTCTGTGTCTGGTGTTTCATTGGCTGCTGCAATCATGTCACTAAG CTACTCAACTATTGCCTGGATAGGTAGCCTTAGCCATGGCCGGGTCTCGAACGTGAGCTACGCTTACAAGAAAACTAGTTCCATCGACTACATGTTCCGTGTGTTCAACGCCTTAGGGCAGGTTACATTTGCCTATGCTGGACATGCTGTGGTGCTAGAAATCCAGGCCACTATTCCATCTACCCCTGAGAAGCCCTCAAAAGTTCCAATGTGGAAAGGAGCCGTTTGGGCCTATTTCATTAATGGGATCTGTTATTTCCCCGTTGCCCTAATCGGATATTGGGCGTTCGGGCAAGACGTAGCTGACAATGTGCTCGTGGCACTTCAGAAACCGGCATGGCTTATTGCTTCTGCTAACTTGATGGTTGTGGTTCATGTCATTGGAAGCTATCag GTTTATGCAATGCCAGTATTCGACTTGGTTGAGAGAACAATTTCAAAGAGATTTAACATCACCCATTCTGGATTTGTGCTTAGGCTCATTGTCCGTTCTGCTTATGTAG CTTTTACCCTTTTTATTGGTGTGACATTCCCTTTCTTTGGTGATCTTCTTGGCTTCTTTGGTGGATTTGGATTTGCTCCAACTTCCTACTTT CTACCTAGTATAATATGGCTAAAGTTGAAGAAACCACAGAGATTCAGCCGTTCTTGGATTATCAATTGG GCAAGCATAGTTGTGGGAGTGTTCATCATGCTGACATCAACCATCGGTGGTCTGAGAAATATTATTACTGATGCCTCAACTTATGAATTCTATTCGTAG
- the LOC140978331 gene encoding GDT1-like protein 4 isoform X1, producing MGSSIVQGFTKSLAMTVLSEVGDKTFFAAAILAMRHPRRLVLSGCLGALIVMTVLSAVVGWAAPNLISRKWTHHITTLLFLGFGLWSLWDAFNEGETEEFDEVEKELNANFKINGGATKEHDKDADDLKKQNRPFLTQFLSLILLKAFSITFFGEWGDKSQLATIGLAADENPLGVVLGGILGQALCTTAAVFGGKSLATQISEKIIALSGGVLFIVFGIQSFLSTVDSS from the exons ATGGGTTCCTCTATTGTTCAA GGATTTACGAAGTCGTTGGCGATGACCGTGTTATCTGAGGTCGGGGACAAGACATTTTTCGCAGCTGCT ATCTTGGCCATGCGTCACCCCAGAAGACTTGTGTTGTCTGGATGCCTTGGAGCTTTGATT GTCATGACGGTTTTATCAGCTGTTGTTGGCTGGGCTGCTCCAAATCTG ATCTCACGCAAATGGACTCATCACATCACGACATTGTTGTTTTTGGGGTTTGGCTTGTGGTCTTTATGGGATGCATTCAATGAAGGG GAGACTGAGGAATTTGATGAAGTTGAAAAAGAACTG AatgctaattttaaaatcaatggtGGAGCAACCAAAGAGCATGATAAG GATGCTGATGATCTGAAGAAGCAGAACCGACCTTTTCTTACTCAATTTTTGTCGCTTATCTTGCTGAAG GCATTTTCCATTACTTTCTTTGGGGAATGGGGTGATAAGAGTCAG CTTGCTACAATAGGTTTGGCTGCAGATGAGAATCCATTAGGTGTTGTTCTAGGTGGAATCCT AGGACAAGCTTTGTGTACCACTGCTGCAGTCTTCGGAGGGAAGAGTCTGGCTACTCAAATATCCGAGAAAATA ATCGCACTCTCTGGTGGAGTTCTTTTCATCGTTTTTGGAATCCAATCTTTTCTTTCGACCGTTGATTCATCGTGA
- the LOC140978331 gene encoding GDT1-like protein 4 isoform X2 has protein sequence MGSSIVQGFTKSLAMTVLSEVGDKTFFAAAILAMRHPRRLVLSGCLGALIVMTVLSAVVGWAAPNLISRKWTHHITTLLFLGFGLWSLWDAFNEGYLLEFDEVEKELNANFKINGGATKEHDKDADDLKKQNRPFLTQFLSLILLKAFSITFFGEWGDKSQLATIGLAADENPLGVVLGGILGQALCTTAAVFGGKSLATQISEKIIALSGGVLFIVFGIQSFLSTVDSS, from the exons ATGGGTTCCTCTATTGTTCAA GGATTTACGAAGTCGTTGGCGATGACCGTGTTATCTGAGGTCGGGGACAAGACATTTTTCGCAGCTGCT ATCTTGGCCATGCGTCACCCCAGAAGACTTGTGTTGTCTGGATGCCTTGGAGCTTTGATT GTCATGACGGTTTTATCAGCTGTTGTTGGCTGGGCTGCTCCAAATCTG ATCTCACGCAAATGGACTCATCACATCACGACATTGTTGTTTTTGGGGTTTGGCTTGTGGTCTTTATGGGATGCATTCAATGAAGGGTACTTACTT GAATTTGATGAAGTTGAAAAAGAACTG AatgctaattttaaaatcaatggtGGAGCAACCAAAGAGCATGATAAG GATGCTGATGATCTGAAGAAGCAGAACCGACCTTTTCTTACTCAATTTTTGTCGCTTATCTTGCTGAAG GCATTTTCCATTACTTTCTTTGGGGAATGGGGTGATAAGAGTCAG CTTGCTACAATAGGTTTGGCTGCAGATGAGAATCCATTAGGTGTTGTTCTAGGTGGAATCCT AGGACAAGCTTTGTGTACCACTGCTGCAGTCTTCGGAGGGAAGAGTCTGGCTACTCAAATATCCGAGAAAATA ATCGCACTCTCTGGTGGAGTTCTTTTCATCGTTTTTGGAATCCAATCTTTTCTTTCGACCGTTGATTCATCGTGA
- the LOC140978331 gene encoding GDT1-like protein 4 isoform X3, translated as MGSSIVQGFTKSLAMTVLSEVGDKTFFAAAILAMRHPRRLVLSGCLGALIVMTVLSAVVGWAAPNLISRKWTHHITTLLFLGFGLWSLWDAFNEGETEEFDEVEKELNANFKINGGATKEHDKDADDLKKQNRPFLTQFLSLILLKAFSITFFGEWGDKSQRTSFVYHCCSLRREESGYSNIRENNRTLWWSSFHRFWNPIFSFDR; from the exons ATGGGTTCCTCTATTGTTCAA GGATTTACGAAGTCGTTGGCGATGACCGTGTTATCTGAGGTCGGGGACAAGACATTTTTCGCAGCTGCT ATCTTGGCCATGCGTCACCCCAGAAGACTTGTGTTGTCTGGATGCCTTGGAGCTTTGATT GTCATGACGGTTTTATCAGCTGTTGTTGGCTGGGCTGCTCCAAATCTG ATCTCACGCAAATGGACTCATCACATCACGACATTGTTGTTTTTGGGGTTTGGCTTGTGGTCTTTATGGGATGCATTCAATGAAGGG GAGACTGAGGAATTTGATGAAGTTGAAAAAGAACTG AatgctaattttaaaatcaatggtGGAGCAACCAAAGAGCATGATAAG GATGCTGATGATCTGAAGAAGCAGAACCGACCTTTTCTTACTCAATTTTTGTCGCTTATCTTGCTGAAG GCATTTTCCATTACTTTCTTTGGGGAATGGGGTGATAAGAGTCAG AGGACAAGCTTTGTGTACCACTGCTGCAGTCTTCGGAGGGAAGAGTCTGGCTACTCAAATATCCGAGAAAATA ATCGCACTCTCTGGTGGAGTTCTTTTCATCGTTTTTGGAATCCAATCTTTTCTTTCGACCGTTGA
- the LOC140978576 gene encoding GDT1-like protein 4 isoform X2, with translation MGSSIVQGFTKSLAMTVLSEVGDKTFFAAAILAMRHPRRLVLSGCLGALIVMTVLSAVVGWAAPNLISRKWTHHITTLLFLGFGLWSLWDAFNEGYLLEFDEVEKELNANFKINGGATKEHDKDADDLKKQNRPFLTQFLSLILLKAFSITFFGEWGDKSQLATIGLAADENPLGVVLGGILGQALCTTAAVFGGKSLATQISEKIIALSGGVLFIVFGIQSFLSTVDSS, from the exons ATGGGTTCCTCTATTGTTCAA gGATTTACGAAGTCGTTGGCGATGACCGTGTTATCTGAGGTCGGGGACAAGACATTTTTCGCAGCTGCT ATCTTGGCCATGCGTCACCCCAGAAGACTTGTGTTGTCTGGATGCCTTGGAGCTTTGATT GTCATGACGGTTTTATCAGCTGTTGTTGGCTGGGCTGCTCCAAATCTG ATCTCACGCAAATGGACTCATCACATCACGACATTGTTGTTTTTGGGGTTTGGCTTGTGGTCTTTATGGGATGCATTCAATGAAGGGTACTTACTT GAATTTGATGAAGTTGAAAAAGAACTG AatgctaattttaaaatcaatggtGGAGCAACCAAAGAGCATGATAAG GATGCTGATGATCTGAAGAAGCAGAACCGACCTTTTCTTACTCAATTTTTGTCGCTTATCTTGCTGAAG GCATTTTCCATTACTTTCTTTGGGGAATGGGGTGATAAGAGTCAG CTTGCTACAATAGGTTTGGCTGCAGATGAGAATCCATTAGGTGTTGTTCTAGGTGGAATCCT AGGACAAGCTTTGTGTACCACTGCTGCAGTCTTCGGAGGGAAGAGTCTGGCTACTCAAATATCCGAGAAAATA ATCGCACTCTCTGGTGGAGTTCTTTTCATCGTTTTTGGAATCCAATCTTTTCTTTCGACCGTTGATTCATCGTGA
- the LOC140978576 gene encoding GDT1-like protein 4 isoform X1, producing the protein MGSSIVQGFTKSLAMTVLSEVGDKTFFAAAILAMRHPRRLVLSGCLGALIVMTVLSAVVGWAAPNLISRKWTHHITTLLFLGFGLWSLWDAFNEGETEEFDEVEKELNANFKINGGATKEHDKDADDLKKQNRPFLTQFLSLILLKAFSITFFGEWGDKSQLATIGLAADENPLGVVLGGILGQALCTTAAVFGGKSLATQISEKIIALSGGVLFIVFGIQSFLSTVDSS; encoded by the exons ATGGGTTCCTCTATTGTTCAA gGATTTACGAAGTCGTTGGCGATGACCGTGTTATCTGAGGTCGGGGACAAGACATTTTTCGCAGCTGCT ATCTTGGCCATGCGTCACCCCAGAAGACTTGTGTTGTCTGGATGCCTTGGAGCTTTGATT GTCATGACGGTTTTATCAGCTGTTGTTGGCTGGGCTGCTCCAAATCTG ATCTCACGCAAATGGACTCATCACATCACGACATTGTTGTTTTTGGGGTTTGGCTTGTGGTCTTTATGGGATGCATTCAATGAAGGG GAGACTGAGGAATTTGATGAAGTTGAAAAAGAACTG AatgctaattttaaaatcaatggtGGAGCAACCAAAGAGCATGATAAG GATGCTGATGATCTGAAGAAGCAGAACCGACCTTTTCTTACTCAATTTTTGTCGCTTATCTTGCTGAAG GCATTTTCCATTACTTTCTTTGGGGAATGGGGTGATAAGAGTCAG CTTGCTACAATAGGTTTGGCTGCAGATGAGAATCCATTAGGTGTTGTTCTAGGTGGAATCCT AGGACAAGCTTTGTGTACCACTGCTGCAGTCTTCGGAGGGAAGAGTCTGGCTACTCAAATATCCGAGAAAATA ATCGCACTCTCTGGTGGAGTTCTTTTCATCGTTTTTGGAATCCAATCTTTTCTTTCGACCGTTGATTCATCGTGA
- the LOC140978576 gene encoding GDT1-like protein 4 isoform X3 encodes MGSSIVQGFTKSLAMTVLSEVGDKTFFAAAILAMRHPRRLVLSGCLGALIVMTVLSAVVGWAAPNLISRKWTHHITTLLFLGFGLWSLWDAFNEGETEEFDEVEKELNANFKINGGATKEHDKDADDLKKQNRPFLTQFLSLILLKAFSITFFGEWGDKSQRTSFVYHCCSLRREESGYSNIRENNRTLWWSSFHRFWNPIFSFDR; translated from the exons ATGGGTTCCTCTATTGTTCAA gGATTTACGAAGTCGTTGGCGATGACCGTGTTATCTGAGGTCGGGGACAAGACATTTTTCGCAGCTGCT ATCTTGGCCATGCGTCACCCCAGAAGACTTGTGTTGTCTGGATGCCTTGGAGCTTTGATT GTCATGACGGTTTTATCAGCTGTTGTTGGCTGGGCTGCTCCAAATCTG ATCTCACGCAAATGGACTCATCACATCACGACATTGTTGTTTTTGGGGTTTGGCTTGTGGTCTTTATGGGATGCATTCAATGAAGGG GAGACTGAGGAATTTGATGAAGTTGAAAAAGAACTG AatgctaattttaaaatcaatggtGGAGCAACCAAAGAGCATGATAAG GATGCTGATGATCTGAAGAAGCAGAACCGACCTTTTCTTACTCAATTTTTGTCGCTTATCTTGCTGAAG GCATTTTCCATTACTTTCTTTGGGGAATGGGGTGATAAGAGTCAG AGGACAAGCTTTGTGTACCACTGCTGCAGTCTTCGGAGGGAAGAGTCTGGCTACTCAAATATCCGAGAAAATA ATCGCACTCTCTGGTGGAGTTCTTTTCATCGTTTTTGGAATCCAATCTTTTCTTTCGACCGTTGA